The following are encoded together in the Oncorhynchus clarkii lewisi isolate Uvic-CL-2024 chromosome 25, UVic_Ocla_1.0, whole genome shotgun sequence genome:
- the LOC139384015 gene encoding uncharacterized protein, translating into MRPDARKIPSLCAGTLAVWRIPSLCDGMRPDARRISSLCAGTLAVWRIPSLCDGMRPDARRISSLSAGTLAFGTIPSLCAGTLTMGTIPFLCAVTLAIRWINSFCAGMRPDALRIFFFGTVIEAAGRIPSLCSVMLAAERIPSLCAGTLAVRTFPSLCGGMRPDARRISNLSAGTLAFGTIPSLCAGTLTIGTIPFLCAVTLAIRWINSFCAEMRPDARRIFSFRTVTVAAVAAGRIPSLCAGTLAVRRVSSLSSGMRPDARKISSLCTVMLAAGRIPSLCAGTLAVWRIPSLCDRMRPDARSISSLCDGMRPDARRISSLCTATSAAVMICRYK; encoded by the exons atgaggcctgatgctcggaaGATCCCCTCCCTCTGTGCAGGGACACTGGCTGTTTGGAGGATACCCTCCCTCTGTGAtgggatgaggcctgatgctcggaggATCTCCTCCCTCTGTGCAGGGACACTGGCTGTTTGGAGGATACCCTCCCTCTGTGATGGGATGAG gcctgatgctcggaggATCTCCTCCCTCTCAGCAGGGACACTGGCCTTTGGGACGATCCCCTCCCTGTGCGCAGGGACACTGACCATGGGGACTATTCCCTTCCTCTGCGCAGTGACACTGGCCATCAGGTGGATCAACTCCTTTTGTGCAGGAATGAGGCCTGATGCTCTGAGGATCTTCTTCTTCGGCACAGTGATTGAAGCTGCTGGAAGAATCCCCTCCCTCTGTTCAGTGATGCTGGCTGCTGAGAGAATCCCATCCCTCTGTGCTGGGACACTGGCTGTTCGGACATTCCCCTCCCTCTGTGgcgggatgaggcctgatgctcggaggATCTCCAACCTCTCAGCAGGGACACTAGCCTTTGGGACGATCCCCTCCCTGTGCGCAGGGACGCTGACCATTGGGACGATTCCCTTCCTCTGCGCAGTGACACTGGCCATCAGGTGGATCAACTCCTTTTGTGCAGaaatgaggcctgatgctcggaggATCTTCTCCTTTCGCACAGTGACAGTAGCTGCAGTAGCTGCTGGAAGAATCCCCTCCCTCTGTGCAGGGACACTGGCTGTGAGGCGGGTGTCCTCCCTCTCTTcagggatgaggcctgatgctcggaaGATCTCCTCCCTCTGCACAGTGATGTTAGCTGCTGGGAGAATCCCCTCCCTCTGTGCAGGGACACTGGCTGTTTGGAGGATACCCTCCCTCTGTGAcaggatgaggcctgatgctcggagCATTTCCTCCCTCTGTGAcgggatgaggcctgatgctcggaggATCTCCTCCCTCTGCACAGCAACTTCGGCTGCTGTGATGATCTGCAGGTATAAATAG